A genomic stretch from Candidatus Omnitrophota bacterium includes:
- a CDS encoding type II secretion system F family protein — protein MPSFQYVAKDYNGRPVVGVVDAPNDAEAANILHNKSYTVVSVKEVKAKAFKMDQAKIKMEDLVVFSRQLATMIDAGIPLVQALGILGEQVDNKSLKAVVMTVRQDIEAGMSFCDALSKHPTVFSELFINMSRAGEASGMLDEILDRLASYLEKTASLQRKINSSLVYPEVVICMALLITAVLLIKVVPTFKGIFDMLGGKLPLPTQILIMVSELVRKNFIYGAVVLAVVAFAFKKYISTPKGKYNFDKTLLKLPVLGVLFQKVAVAKFSRTFSTLVKSGVAVLNALDIVGKTSGNKVVEEAVANCRIAVRDGEPIATPLAKSQVFPPIVTRMIGVGEQTGQLEKMLTKIADFYDDQVDAAVAGMTSLIEPLVIAFLGVVIGGIVIALFLPIFKITELIAK, from the coding sequence ATGCCTTCTTTTCAATACGTAGCTAAAGATTATAACGGCAGGCCGGTTGTTGGCGTGGTTGACGCGCCTAATGATGCTGAAGCCGCCAATATCCTTCATAACAAGTCTTATACCGTAGTATCCGTTAAAGAGGTCAAGGCAAAAGCGTTCAAGATGGACCAGGCCAAGATCAAGATGGAAGACCTGGTGGTGTTCTCGCGCCAGCTGGCCACTATGATCGATGCCGGCATCCCGCTGGTCCAGGCCCTGGGCATACTCGGCGAGCAGGTCGATAATAAAAGCCTTAAAGCAGTTGTTATGACGGTACGCCAGGATATCGAAGCAGGGATGAGCTTCTGCGACGCGCTCTCCAAACATCCCACGGTCTTCTCCGAGCTCTTCATAAATATGAGCCGGGCGGGCGAGGCCTCAGGCATGCTCGATGAGATACTGGACCGGCTCGCGTCTTACCTGGAAAAGACCGCTTCTTTGCAGCGCAAGATTAACTCCAGCCTGGTCTATCCGGAGGTTGTCATATGCATGGCTTTATTGATTACTGCCGTGCTTCTGATCAAGGTTGTCCCAACGTTCAAGGGAATCTTTGATATGCTGGGAGGCAAGCTGCCTTTGCCGACCCAGATACTGATAATGGTCAGCGAGCTGGTGAGGAAGAATTTTATATACGGCGCGGTTGTCCTGGCGGTTGTCGCGTTCGCTTTCAAAAAATATATCAGTACGCCCAAAGGCAAATACAATTTCGATAAAACCCTGCTCAAGCTTCCGGTGCTGGGCGTTTTGTTCCAGAAAGTTGCGGTAGCCAAATTCTCCCGGACGTTCTCCACGCTGGTAAAAAGCGGCGTGGCCGTCCTGAACGCCCTGGACATCGTGGGCAAGACCTCCGGCAATAAAGTGGTGGAGGAGGCGGTGGCGAACTGCCGGATCGCGGTGCGCGACGGCGAGCCTATTGCCACGCCCCTGGCCAAAAGCCAGGTCTTCCCGCCCATAGTCACCAGAATGATCGGGGTGGGGGAGCAGACCGGGCAGTTGGAAAAGATGCTGACCAAGATCGCGGATTTCTACGACGACCAGGTGGACGCCGCGGTGGCCGGGATGACCAGCCTGATCGAGCCTCTGGTCATCGCTTTCCTGGGGGTTGTCATCGGAGGGATCGTCATCGCGCTCTTCCTGCCGATATTCAAGATCACCGAGTTGATCGCCAAATAA
- a CDS encoding HD domain-containing protein gives MDTLNRILLFIDNEELIRTMTERLIIEGGYSVVLESTLSSAVASFKENGFDMVICKFDKQPDSEGVRLTKSLREINPECIIVGVLDKDDPELAKRAGSMGIYEFISRPFNWEKIFFIIRKAVELHAILAAQRKGNAILKEQNNSLQKQNILLAKRIEESTKNLARLYEDLRSTYMRTIRALAQAIDARDHYTHSHSENVAKYAVAIARNMGLSIKENELIRDAAALHDLGKIGISDSILLKPGGLTPEEWETIRKHPETGAQILEPLTFLSDVIELVRQHHEHFNGSGYPKGLQGDNIHIGARIIHLADAYEAMTSARSYRKVPLSPEQAIAEVERNAGIQFDPDVVDAFLSIASEL, from the coding sequence ATGGATACGCTTAACCGGATTCTTTTGTTCATTGATAATGAAGAGCTTATCCGGACTATGACCGAGCGTTTGATCATCGAAGGCGGTTATTCGGTGGTCCTGGAATCAACGCTTTCCTCGGCCGTAGCCAGTTTCAAGGAAAATGGCTTTGATATGGTCATTTGTAAGTTCGACAAGCAGCCTGATTCCGAGGGGGTCCGGTTGACCAAATCGCTCAGGGAAATTAATCCCGAATGCATAATCGTAGGGGTGCTGGACAAAGATGACCCGGAATTGGCCAAGCGGGCCGGTTCTATGGGGATATATGAATTCATCAGCCGGCCGTTTAACTGGGAAAAGATATTTTTCATTATCCGCAAGGCGGTAGAGCTGCATGCCATACTGGCCGCCCAACGCAAGGGCAACGCCATACTTAAAGAGCAGAATAATTCCCTGCAGAAACAGAACATACTTTTGGCCAAGCGGATCGAGGAATCGACCAAAAACCTCGCCCGGCTTTATGAGGACCTGCGCTCGACATATATGCGCACTATCCGGGCACTGGCCCAGGCGATCGACGCGCGGGACCATTATACGCACAGCCATTCCGAGAACGTGGCTAAATACGCGGTGGCCATAGCCAGGAATATGGGTTTAAGCATCAAAGAGAACGAATTGATCCGGGACGCTGCGGCCTTGCACGACCTGGGCAAGATCGGCATATCCGATTCCATACTGCTCAAGCCCGGAGGGCTTACCCCGGAAGAGTGGGAGACTATCCGAAAACATCCGGAAACAGGCGCGCAGATACTGGAGCCTTTGACTTTCCTGAGCGATGTGATCGAGCTGGTCCGCCAGCATCATGAGCATTTCAACGGTTCAGGTTATCCTAAAGGGCTTCAGGGGGACAACATACACATAGGCGCCCGGATAATCCATCTGGCGGACGCCTATGAGGCGATGACCTCGGCCCGTTCATATAGGAAAGTGCCTTTATCCCCGGAACAGGCAATAGCGGAAGTTGAGCGCAATGCCGGCATACAATTCGATCCGGACGTGGTTGACGCGTTCCTGAGTATTGCCAGCGAGCTGTAA
- a CDS encoding GspE/PulE family protein has product MRSLKENLIELLLKNKLITSDKLEKMLQAQKAKGVSLRRMLIDEKIVCEDDLMALLSSRLYIPTLHLIKYKFASEITHLIPEHMARQYNIIALSKIGNTLTVAMSDPLNIFALDDVKVVTGCEIDIVLCSEDEIKKAIDSQYRGQVQDMEELLKSEDSLPSATAKQQDVELLKTEEIDLSSVLKESEKPTIVKLVDLILTEALKRRASDIHIEPEVDVLRIRYRIDGALHDVINLPKKNQNAVIARLKIISNLNITENRIPLDGRFRVKFESKEIDFRVSSLPTTFGQKFVLRILDKGSLALGLDKLGFSDYPYKVFKEAIARPFGMLLVTGPTGSGKSTTLYSVLSQLNTPEKNIVTIEDPVEYQIEGITQMQVKSDIGLDFASGLRSVLRQSPDVIMIGEIRDSETADIAIKASLTGQLFFSTLHTNDALTSITRLMDMGVEPFLVATSLVMVCAQRLCRKICLKCKQPVKIPAEYLKTIGFPGNAEFYKAEGCKYCNNTGFHGRIAILEAVLIDDTIREMIINKKSLDQIKEYCQKELGMQTLRDDAFNKVKQGLTTLDEAIRITTEE; this is encoded by the coding sequence ATGAGATCGCTTAAAGAAAATCTTATTGAACTGTTGCTGAAGAATAAACTGATCACCTCGGACAAGCTGGAAAAGATGCTCCAGGCGCAGAAGGCCAAGGGCGTTTCTTTACGGCGAATGCTTATCGACGAGAAGATCGTCTGTGAGGATGATCTGATGGCTTTATTGTCCAGCCGCCTTTATATCCCCACGCTCCATCTTATCAAGTATAAATTCGCCTCTGAGATCACGCATCTTATCCCGGAACATATGGCCAGGCAGTATAATATTATCGCGCTTTCCAAGATTGGCAATACCCTGACCGTGGCTATGTCAGACCCGTTGAATATATTCGCTTTGGATGACGTTAAAGTGGTCACCGGATGCGAAATAGATATTGTCCTCTGCTCTGAAGACGAGATAAAAAAGGCCATCGACAGCCAGTATCGCGGCCAGGTCCAGGATATGGAAGAGCTATTAAAGTCTGAAGACTCTTTGCCATCCGCAACCGCCAAGCAGCAGGATGTGGAGCTTTTGAAGACAGAAGAGATCGACCTTTCCAGCGTTCTTAAAGAGAGCGAAAAACCGACCATTGTCAAGCTGGTTGACCTGATACTCACTGAGGCGCTTAAAAGGCGTGCGTCGGATATACATATCGAGCCGGAGGTGGATGTTTTGCGGATCAGGTACCGTATTGACGGCGCTTTGCACGATGTCATAAACCTGCCTAAAAAGAACCAGAACGCGGTGATCGCCAGGCTGAAGATAATCTCCAACCTTAATATCACCGAGAACCGCATCCCTTTGGACGGCAGGTTCAGGGTGAAGTTCGAAAGCAAGGAGATAGATTTCCGCGTTTCCAGTCTTCCCACTACTTTCGGCCAGAAATTCGTCCTGCGCATCCTGGATAAGGGCAGCCTGGCTTTAGGCCTGGACAAGTTAGGGTTTTCCGATTATCCGTATAAAGTATTCAAAGAGGCGATCGCCCGTCCTTTCGGGATGCTTTTGGTTACCGGGCCTACGGGCTCGGGGAAGTCCACTACCCTGTATTCCGTGCTCAGCCAGCTGAACACCCCGGAGAAGAATATCGTAACCATAGAAGACCCGGTGGAATACCAGATCGAGGGGATCACCCAGATGCAGGTGAAATCGGATATCGGACTGGATTTCGCTTCCGGCCTGCGCTCGGTATTGCGCCAGAGCCCTGATGTTATAATGATCGGGGAGATCCGCGACTCGGAAACAGCGGATATCGCCATAAAGGCCTCTTTGACCGGACAATTGTTCTTCTCGACCCTGCATACCAATGACGCGCTTACCAGTATCACCAGGCTTATGGATATGGGGGTGGAACCGTTCCTGGTGGCTACCAGCCTGGTTATGGTCTGCGCCCAGAGGCTTTGCCGCAAGATCTGCCTTAAATGCAAACAACCGGTGAAAATCCCTGCGGAATACCTTAAGACAATCGGCTTCCCCGGCAATGCGGAATTCTATAAGGCCGAAGGATGTAAGTATTGCAATAACACCGGGTTTCATGGTAGAATAGCTATTCTGGAAGCGGTTCTCATCGATGATACTATCCGCGAGATGATAATTAACAAGAAATCATTGGACCAGATCAAGGAATATTGCCAAAAAGAGCTGGGGATGCAGACTCTGCGCGATGACGCGTTCAATAAGGTAAAGCAGGGGTTGACCACGCTCGATGAGGCTATAAGGATAACTACAGAGGAATAA